A stretch of Gemmatimonas aurantiaca T-27 DNA encodes these proteins:
- a CDS encoding XdhC family protein: MNGFAELAHAAAVAKAVRPDVALALATLVDVEGSSYRQPGARLLVDTEGRILAGAVSGGCLEADVAARAADVWTSGRATTLTYDLRTDLETIWGFGAACDGVAHIQLEPLPDFSWMEEAELIRKSRHGGALVMLIRTGESKDVRLLVEGGTDTTHPAVIKKVSGDTLTEQETAAIVELVRTADRTGLPFAHQLPGDVGSVFVEPLSAPIALHIVGAGRGAELFARIAHTMGWSVTVLDHRPALLEGIQLPTGVARQGVSATEGPAGALAALPHDGRSAVALLTHVFDVDCAWLTAALPLPVGYVGVLGSRARGAQLLEAVEASLASSGTPLTERMRRKLHAPIGLDLGGEDPASIALAAVSEIEAVMHARPGGFLRERQSPIHTRTPSPRLLNQPIDSEEPGAA, translated from the coding sequence GTGAACGGATTCGCCGAGTTGGCCCACGCCGCCGCGGTCGCGAAGGCCGTGCGGCCTGATGTCGCGCTCGCGCTTGCCACCCTCGTAGATGTGGAGGGTTCGTCGTATCGGCAGCCGGGCGCTCGACTGCTGGTGGATACCGAGGGCCGGATATTGGCAGGCGCGGTCAGCGGAGGCTGCCTCGAAGCGGATGTCGCCGCTCGCGCCGCGGACGTGTGGACCAGCGGTCGTGCGACAACACTGACGTACGACCTGCGCACCGACCTCGAAACCATCTGGGGATTTGGTGCGGCCTGCGATGGCGTGGCCCATATCCAGCTTGAGCCACTACCCGACTTCTCCTGGATGGAAGAAGCGGAACTGATACGAAAGAGTCGTCATGGAGGCGCTTTGGTGATGCTCATTCGAACCGGCGAAAGCAAAGATGTCCGCCTATTGGTGGAGGGGGGAACGGACACAACCCATCCGGCGGTCATCAAAAAGGTGAGTGGGGACACCCTGACCGAGCAGGAAACCGCCGCCATCGTCGAACTCGTACGGACCGCGGATCGCACGGGGCTGCCGTTCGCGCATCAACTGCCAGGCGACGTCGGCTCGGTGTTTGTCGAGCCCCTGTCAGCACCGATCGCGCTGCACATTGTGGGCGCCGGGCGTGGCGCGGAGCTATTCGCTCGCATCGCCCACACCATGGGATGGTCGGTGACGGTGCTCGACCATCGCCCCGCCCTCCTCGAAGGCATTCAACTCCCCACGGGGGTGGCCAGACAGGGTGTGTCGGCCACGGAAGGCCCGGCGGGCGCGCTGGCGGCATTGCCACACGACGGCCGTTCAGCCGTGGCTTTGCTGACACACGTTTTTGATGTGGACTGTGCGTGGCTGACGGCGGCCCTGCCGCTTCCCGTGGGGTATGTGGGGGTGCTGGGTTCGCGCGCGCGGGGAGCGCAATTGCTGGAAGCCGTCGAAGCCTCCCTGGCGTCGAGTGGCACACCGCTCACCGAACGCATGCGGCGGAAGCTCCATGCACCCATTGGCTTGGATCTTGGCGGAGAGGATCCGGCCTCCATCGCGCTGGCCGCTGTCTCCGAGATCGAGGCGGTGATGCATGCCCGGCCAGGCGGTTTTCTCCGAGAGCGCCAGAGTCCTATTCACACCCGCACCCCCAGCCCTCGGCTGCTCAACCAGCCGATCGACAGCGAGGAGCCGGGAGCGGCATGA